The following are encoded together in the Lactuca sativa cultivar Salinas chromosome 1, Lsat_Salinas_v11, whole genome shotgun sequence genome:
- the LOC111909509 gene encoding boron transporter 4 isoform X1 — protein sequence MENMKSPFRGIARDIRGRASCYKQDWIDGIKSGIGILAPTAYIFFASALPVIAFGEQLSRDTDGSLSTVETLASTAICGIIHSILGGQPLLILGVAEPTIIMYTYLYNFAKGRQDLGQQLFLAWAGWVCTWTALLLFLLGIFNACAIITRFTRIAGETFGMLISVLFIQEAIKGLVSEFKTPKSDEPNLLKYQFQWLYTNGLLGIIFSFGLLYTALRSRRARSWLYGTGCVRNFIADYGVPLMVVVWTSLSFCVPSKIPSGVPRRLFSPLLWDSESLYHWTVIKDMGKVPPVYILAAFIPAVMIAGLYFFDHSVASQLAQQKEFNLKNPSAYHYDIFLLGFMTLLCGLIGLPPSNGVLPQSPMHSKSLAVLKRQFMRKKMVESANESIKQKASNSEMYNKMQNVFIEIDNSPIVKFPSIIRTSIIFNFDLLEIFSISSQTNVIVKELRDLQEAVMNVEIEGKNMKEKFDPEKHIDAYLPVRVNEQRVSNFLQSILLAVSICAMPLIKLIPTSVLWGYFAYMAIDSLPGNQFWERILLIFVPHNRRYKVLERVHASFVESVPYRTIVMFTIFQIVYFLTCFGVTWIPIAGILFPVPFFLLITIRQHILPKLFHPYHLSELDAAEYEEIVGGPSRHTSFSLREIDGVDSKNDEDEVTVCHAEILDEMTTNRGEIKIRNLSFNEDKRTQIYPGDVIQPE from the exons ATGGAGAACATGAAATCTCCATTCAGAGGGATAGCAAGGGACATTAGAGGAAGAGCATCGTGTTACAAACAAGATTGGATTGATGGTATTAAGTCCGGAATTGG GATATTAGCACCAACAGCTTACATTTTCTTTGCTTCTGCACTTCCGGTCATTGCTTTTGGAGAGCAACTTAGCAGAGATACAG ATGGAAGCTTGAGCACTGTGGAGACTTTGGCTTCTACTGCTATATGTGGCATCATACACTCTATTCTTGGTGGTCAACCTCTTCTTATACTTGGAGTTGCAGAACCTACAATCATAATGTATACATACTTGTATAATTTTGCTAAAGGAAGGCAAGATTTGGGTCAACAACTATTCTTAGCTTGGGCAGGATG GGTATGCACATGGACAGCTCTACTCTTGTTTCTTTTGGGGATTTTCAACGCTTGTGCTATTATCACTAGATTCACCAGGATTGCAGGGGAAACATTTGGGATGTTAATTTCTGTACTTTTCATTCAAGAGGCCATCAAG GGACTAGTGAGCGAGttcaaaacacccaaatctgaTGAACCAAATTTACTCAAATATCAATTTCAGTGGCTTTACACTAATGGCTTGCTTGGTATTATATTTTCGTTTGGACTTCTATACACTGCATTAAGAAGTAGGAGAGCAAGATCCTGGTTGTATGGAACAG GGTGTGTTAGAAACTTCATAGCAGACTATGGGGTTCCATTGATGGTTGTAGTGTGGACATCACTCTCTTTCTGTGTACCAAGCAAAATTCCATCTGGTGTTCCAAGAAGGCTCTTTAGCCCACTCTTATGGGATTCTGAATCTTTATACCATTGGACTGTAATCAAG GACATGGGCAAGGTTCCTCCTGTTTATATCTTGGCTGCCTTCATCCCAGCTGTTATGATAGCCGGGCTTTATTTCTTTGATCATAGTGTTGCTTCACAATTGGCTCAACAAAAAGAATTCAATCTCAAGAATCCATCAGCTTATCATTACGACATTTTCCTACTTGGATTTATG ACATTGCTTTGTGGATTAATTGGACTACCCCCGTCAAATGGTGTCTTGCCTCAGTCCCCCATGCACTCTAAAAGCCTAGCAGTTCTTAAAAGACAG TTTATGAGAAAGAAGATGGTGGAGAGTGCCAATGAAAGCATAAAACAGAAAGCTAGCAATTCTGAAATGTACAACAAGATGCAAAACGTGTTCATAGAAATCGACAACTCCCCAATTGTAAAATTTCCATCTATTATTCGTACAAGCATTATCTTCAATTTCGATCTCCTTGAAATCTTTTCAATTTCATCGCAGACAAATGTAATAGTTAAAGAACTACGAGACTTGCAGGAAGCAGTCATGAATGTAGAAATCGAAGGAAAAAACATGAAGGAGAAATTTGATCCTGAGAAACACATCGATGCCTACTTACCTGTTCGTGTGAATGAGCAAAGGGTCAGCAACTTTCTACAGTCGATTCTCTTAGCAGTGTCTATATGTGCCATGCCCTTAATAAAATTGATACCCACATCGGTTTTATGGGGATATTTTGCTTACATGGCCATCGACAGTCTTCCTGGAAACCAATTCTGGGAAAGAATCTTGCTTATTTTCGTTCCCCATAATCGAAGATACAA GGTTCTTGAAAGGGTTCATGCTTCTTTTGTTGAATCTGTGCCATATAGAACCATTGTCATGTTCACGATCTTCCAGATTGTGTATTTCCTTACGTGTTTCGGTGTGACATGGATACCTATTGCGGGGATTCTTTTCCCTGTTCCATTCTTCCTTCTGATAACCATACGACAACACATTCTACCAAAGCTGTTTCACCCTTATCATTTGAGTGAACTGGATGCAGCCGAGTATGAAGAAATTGTGGGTGGTCCATCACGACATACCAGCTTTAGTCTTAGG GAAATCGATGGTGTTGATAGCAAGAACGATGAAGATGAAGTGACGGTGTGTCATGCTGAAATATTAGATGAAATGACTACAAATAGAGGCGAGATCAAGATTCGAAATCTTAGCTTCAACGAAGATAAACGAACCcag
- the LOC111909509 gene encoding boron transporter 4 isoform X2 produces the protein MENMKSPFRGIARDIRGRASCYKQDWIDGIKSGIGILAPTAYIFFASALPVIAFGEQLSRDTDGSLSTVETLASTAICGIIHSILGGQPLLILGVAEPTIIMYTYLYNFAKGRQDLGQQLFLAWAGWVCTWTALLLFLLGIFNACAIITRFTRIAGETFGMLISVLFIQEAIKGLVSEFKTPKSDEPNLLKYQFQWLYTNGLLGIIFSFGLLYTALRSRRARSWLYGTGCVRNFIADYGVPLMVVVWTSLSFCVPSKIPSGVPRRLFSPLLWDSESLYHWTVIKDMGKVPPVYILAAFIPAVMIAGLYFFDHSVASQLAQQKEFNLKNPSAYHYDIFLLGFMTLLCGLIGLPPSNGVLPQSPMHSKSLAVLKRQFMRKKMVESANESIKQKASNSEMYNKMQNVFIEIDNSPITNVIVKELRDLQEAVMNVEIEGKNMKEKFDPEKHIDAYLPVRVNEQRVSNFLQSILLAVSICAMPLIKLIPTSVLWGYFAYMAIDSLPGNQFWERILLIFVPHNRRYKVLERVHASFVESVPYRTIVMFTIFQIVYFLTCFGVTWIPIAGILFPVPFFLLITIRQHILPKLFHPYHLSELDAAEYEEIVGGPSRHTSFSLREIDGVDSKNDEDEVTVCHAEILDEMTTNRGEIKIRNLSFNEDKRTQIYPGDVIQPE, from the exons ATGGAGAACATGAAATCTCCATTCAGAGGGATAGCAAGGGACATTAGAGGAAGAGCATCGTGTTACAAACAAGATTGGATTGATGGTATTAAGTCCGGAATTGG GATATTAGCACCAACAGCTTACATTTTCTTTGCTTCTGCACTTCCGGTCATTGCTTTTGGAGAGCAACTTAGCAGAGATACAG ATGGAAGCTTGAGCACTGTGGAGACTTTGGCTTCTACTGCTATATGTGGCATCATACACTCTATTCTTGGTGGTCAACCTCTTCTTATACTTGGAGTTGCAGAACCTACAATCATAATGTATACATACTTGTATAATTTTGCTAAAGGAAGGCAAGATTTGGGTCAACAACTATTCTTAGCTTGGGCAGGATG GGTATGCACATGGACAGCTCTACTCTTGTTTCTTTTGGGGATTTTCAACGCTTGTGCTATTATCACTAGATTCACCAGGATTGCAGGGGAAACATTTGGGATGTTAATTTCTGTACTTTTCATTCAAGAGGCCATCAAG GGACTAGTGAGCGAGttcaaaacacccaaatctgaTGAACCAAATTTACTCAAATATCAATTTCAGTGGCTTTACACTAATGGCTTGCTTGGTATTATATTTTCGTTTGGACTTCTATACACTGCATTAAGAAGTAGGAGAGCAAGATCCTGGTTGTATGGAACAG GGTGTGTTAGAAACTTCATAGCAGACTATGGGGTTCCATTGATGGTTGTAGTGTGGACATCACTCTCTTTCTGTGTACCAAGCAAAATTCCATCTGGTGTTCCAAGAAGGCTCTTTAGCCCACTCTTATGGGATTCTGAATCTTTATACCATTGGACTGTAATCAAG GACATGGGCAAGGTTCCTCCTGTTTATATCTTGGCTGCCTTCATCCCAGCTGTTATGATAGCCGGGCTTTATTTCTTTGATCATAGTGTTGCTTCACAATTGGCTCAACAAAAAGAATTCAATCTCAAGAATCCATCAGCTTATCATTACGACATTTTCCTACTTGGATTTATG ACATTGCTTTGTGGATTAATTGGACTACCCCCGTCAAATGGTGTCTTGCCTCAGTCCCCCATGCACTCTAAAAGCCTAGCAGTTCTTAAAAGACAG TTTATGAGAAAGAAGATGGTGGAGAGTGCCAATGAAAGCATAAAACAGAAAGCTAGCAATTCTGAAATGTACAACAAGATGCAAAACGTGTTCATAGAAATCGACAACTCCCCAATT ACAAATGTAATAGTTAAAGAACTACGAGACTTGCAGGAAGCAGTCATGAATGTAGAAATCGAAGGAAAAAACATGAAGGAGAAATTTGATCCTGAGAAACACATCGATGCCTACTTACCTGTTCGTGTGAATGAGCAAAGGGTCAGCAACTTTCTACAGTCGATTCTCTTAGCAGTGTCTATATGTGCCATGCCCTTAATAAAATTGATACCCACATCGGTTTTATGGGGATATTTTGCTTACATGGCCATCGACAGTCTTCCTGGAAACCAATTCTGGGAAAGAATCTTGCTTATTTTCGTTCCCCATAATCGAAGATACAA GGTTCTTGAAAGGGTTCATGCTTCTTTTGTTGAATCTGTGCCATATAGAACCATTGTCATGTTCACGATCTTCCAGATTGTGTATTTCCTTACGTGTTTCGGTGTGACATGGATACCTATTGCGGGGATTCTTTTCCCTGTTCCATTCTTCCTTCTGATAACCATACGACAACACATTCTACCAAAGCTGTTTCACCCTTATCATTTGAGTGAACTGGATGCAGCCGAGTATGAAGAAATTGTGGGTGGTCCATCACGACATACCAGCTTTAGTCTTAGG GAAATCGATGGTGTTGATAGCAAGAACGATGAAGATGAAGTGACGGTGTGTCATGCTGAAATATTAGATGAAATGACTACAAATAGAGGCGAGATCAAGATTCGAAATCTTAGCTTCAACGAAGATAAACGAACCcag
- the LOC111909496 gene encoding uncharacterized protein LOC111909496 isoform X2, which produces MPWSFSPGGGFVLQPDYSRWVFPHQCQQGKIWDALTGDELHSFDHKHIVRACSFSEDTHLLLTGGFEKILRIFDLIRPDAPPREVEKSSPGSVRTVAWLHSDQTILSSCSDSGGVRLWDVRSGKIVHTLETKSSVTSAEVSKDGRYITTADGSSVKFWDANHFGLVKSYDMPCTVESASLEPKFGNKFIAGGEDMWIRLFDFNTGEEIAICKGHHGPVHSVRFSPGGESYASGSEDGTVRIWQTQPPTPTAALNGPNKHSSPSPLEVVASKLEDLHVANKD; this is translated from the exons GAAAATATGGGATGCATTAACTGGGGATGAATTGCACTCGTTTGACCACAAACATATTGTTCGGGCATGTTCCTTCTCTGAG GATACACATCTTCTACTGACGGGTGGTTTTGAGAAGATACTTCGCATATTTGATTTAATTCGTCCGGATGCACCCCCACGGGAAGTTGAGAAGTCTAGCCCTGGATCTGTAAGGACAGTTGCATGGCTTCATAGTGACCAAACTATATTAAGCTCTTGCTCTGATTCAGGTGGTGTAAG GCTATGGgatgtgagaagtggcaaaattGTCCATACACTAGAAACAAAATCATCTGTAACAAGTGCTGAAGTAAGTAAAGACGGACGTTATATTACGACTGCAGATGGATCTAGTGTCAAGTTCTGGGATGCAAATCA TTTTGGACTGGTGAAAAGCTATGATATGCCATGTACTGTGGAATCAGCATCACTGGAACCAAAGTTTGGTAATAAGTTTATTGCTGGAGGGGAAGACATGTGGATTCGTCTCTTTGATTTTAATACTGGCGAAGAGATTG CAATTTGCAAAGGTCACCATGGTCCGGTCCATTCTGTACGGTTCTCACCGGGAGGTGAATCATACGCATCCGGCTCAGAAGATGGAACCGTAAGAATATGGCAGACACAGCCACCCACACCCACAGCTGCTTTAAATGGCCCAAACAAGCACTCTTCACCTTCACCCCTTGAAGTAGTTGCATCAAAGTTGGAGGATTTACATGTTGCCAACAAAGACTAA